One window of the Aptenodytes patagonicus chromosome 5, bAptPat1.pri.cur, whole genome shotgun sequence genome contains the following:
- the GNG12 gene encoding guanine nucleotide-binding protein G(I)/G(S)/G(O) subunit gamma-12, with protein sequence MSGKTASTTNNIAQARRTVQQLRTEASIERIKVSKASADLMLYCEEHAKKDPLLMGIPASENPFKDKKTCILL encoded by the exons ATGTCTGGCAAAACGGCTAGCACAACCAACAACATAGCCCAGGCCCGAAGGACTGTCCAGCAGTTAAGAACAGAAGCCTCAATAGAAAGAATAAAG GTGTCAAAAGCATCAGCAGACCTAATGCTCTACTGTGAAGAACACGCCAAGAAAGATCCGTTGCTAATGGGCATACCCGCTTCTGAGAACCCTTTCAAGGACAAGAAGACCTGCATTTTGTTatag
- the GADD45A gene encoding growth arrest and DNA damage-inducible protein GADD45 alpha — protein MTLEELPGDHRATGRMEQAGDALEEVLSKALSQRSLTLGVYEAAKLLNVDPDNVVLCLLAADEEEAGDAALQIHFTLIQAFCCENDINILRVSNPARLAQLLLPAAGPEPPADLHCVLVTNPHASQWKDPALSQLMCFCRESRYMDQWVPVINLPER, from the exons ATGACTCTGGAGGAGCTGCCTGGGGACCACCGCGCCACCGGGAG GATGGAGCAGGCGGGGGACGCGCTGGAGGAGGTGCTGAGCAAGGCGCTGAGCCAGCGGAGCCTCACCCTCGGTGTCTACGAGGCCGCCAAGCTGCTCAACGT GGACCCGGACAACGTGGTGCTGTGCCTGCTGGCGGCCGACGAGGAGGAGGCGGGGGACGCGGCGCTGCAGATCCACTTCACGTTGATCCAGGCCTTCTGCTGCGAGAACGACATCAACATCCTGCGCGTCAGCAACCCGGCGCGGCtggcccagctcctgctgcccgccgccggccccgagCCGCCCGCCGACCTCCACTGCGTCCTCGTCACG AACCCCCATGCCTCGCAGTGGAAGGATCCAGCGCTGAGTCAGCTGATGTGCTTCTGCCGGGAGAGTCGCTACATGGATCAGTGGGTGCCAGTGATTAACCTCCCCGAGCGGTGA